One segment of Myxocyprinus asiaticus isolate MX2 ecotype Aquarium Trade chromosome 41, UBuf_Myxa_2, whole genome shotgun sequence DNA contains the following:
- the LOC127431891 gene encoding nucleolar and coiled-body phosphoprotein 1-like isoform X1, with amino-acid sequence MPQGKAKKKLHYLQGEEKGKSNLRIKDVFSLRGIDNLFDDIDVDSDLGLSLLSPLPKSTGEIEIKESRCSSNADQMKTPSKQVCKDALIQENGIQAGDIIDKESPFKEIDPIKTSSPIEMETGGGEAVDGVRLVADPLLFGVEDEEPIGGDLSKLPCTQQSEPVKESFSGDSGSLTLPPKRLKLRKATKPNAGSSSWDKDPSRLSPALVQKNEQQLGKTQQSKDQMAEDSEKRLSFQHKIKKALMPKSSCSRKPAAAAPAPLPVDFEEDFMILDDEAPILFMIPRKPEVSRSKRPVAADSAKDSVPAEPHSADQLLQSEEDTNNQQGPDSKRNQVQIDSDKQKPKGKRRRASKKNSKELVPHDGLEDRPDPVTQGREDRICDQSSSQTVQGNKVVDSSGKRNTKSKTSDLDELSDKDGNNAGGSHETPVPPVPRYVNKSSSSQHDRPGSKAKKESNKVIAVAGSHTTNSVKSNKNGKNSRNGKSVSKTNRRTSKQQKELKRIDSACELQDVGEAPLSLNEQEKAQRTAVNKKSSTKQDALKIPAKKLKEKETKTVESTPKDPSAIAPDTSSDSPVTCKRRRKPPGEWWLTSQDESTTECQSEPKTSMKTTEKQAAVVDSEETQSCRPIQGNLKKPKTSVTNNAVESVEKVMAHGDGLETGAKHKMSKKTGVRRKRKSATTQQQVPSSTPGFGEELEEDRQEACVNESAEQVSPALCSPYRQHNITPGENRVFDKVYTRDTGTAQKNPSSLRRPESSVPDDVPQKRQRKAPSNWWEAPPSEEATDGPQPHNPPPQKSKSPNSSFSGVFNKGITENKSQKTKNYIKNIKRNIINTPKSIKRSLTSMNAIFTSDKAENIVKTRQKRGRRNLLHSLEDQSEHSSENMAHSDDQLQGNSHASFGFTSGVTVESSGTRKEKSIRASSGLNTLSDVDNGLRSGPSSMIDLQQHDEEDDIDLLSSRVTAHVRHIPRVLAQCDLCGPPLQPIILEEEDWNNLHVWFSHLWPPASKDGRVVSPDDFHWHSHGGRAIGHAVDLQSGSFSHGKILLGSFMKKPPQVDLDTVSVFSIISSCVRVDIDGVKSIYNSGQVFMIPSGQVYSIHNLCQEPAVLIYHRTQSNITPN; translated from the exons GTATGCAAGGATGCTTTGATCCAAGAAAATGGTATTCAAGCGGGTGACATAATTGATAAAG AGAGTCCATTTAAAGAGATTGATCCCATTAAGACGTCCAGCCCTATTGAAATGGAAACAGGGGGAGGTGAAGCAGTAGATGGAGTAAGGCTTGTGGCTGACCCTCTGCTCTTTGGAGTTGAAGATGAGGAGCCTATTGGAGGAGACCTGAGCAAGCTGCCCTGCACTCAGCAGTCAGAACCAGTGAAGGAATCCTTCAGTGG GGATAGTGGGTCTCTGACGTTGCCACCAAAAAGGCTCAAGCTTAGAAAAGCCACTAAACCAAATGCTGGTTCCTCATCATG gGATAAAGATCCAAGTCGACTGTCTCCTGCTTTGGTTCAGAAGAATGAACAACAACTTGGGAAGACTCAGCAAAGCAAGGACCAGATGGCAGAGGATTCTGAGAAAAGATTGTCTTTCCAGCACAAGATTAAAAAGGCCTTGATGCCCAAGTCTTCATG TTCCAGGAAACCAGCAGCAGCAGCTCCAGCTCCTCTGCCTGTAGATTTTGAGGAGGACTTCATGATCCTGGACGATGAGGCTCCTATTCTTTTTATGATCCCTCGCAAGCCAGAGGTCAGCAGGAGCAAAAGACCTGTCGCAGCAGACTCTGCAAAGGATAGTGTTCCTGCAGAACCGCACTCTGCAGATCAGCTTTTACAGAGTGAAGAAGATACAAATAATCAGCAGGGCCCAGATTCTAAAAGAAACCAAGTGCAAATTGATTCTGATAAGCAAAAACCCAAAGGAAAACGTAGAAGGGCTTCAAAAAAGAACAGCAAAGAACTGGTGCCGCATGATGGTTTAGAGGACAGACCAGACCCTGTAACCCAAGGACGAGAGGACAGGATTTGTGATCAGAGTTCCTCTCAAACTGTACAGGGAAACAAAGTTGTGGATTCATCAG GAAAACGAAATACGAAGAGCAAAACATCTGATCTTGATGAGCTGTCCGACAAAGATGGAAACAATGCCGGTGGCAGCCACGAAACTCCAGTTCCACCTGTGCCTAGATATGTAAACAAATCCTCCAGTTCTCAACATGATAGACCAGGGTCGAAAGCAAAAAAGGAATCCAACAAAGTAATTGCTGTAGCAGGTTCTCACACCACAAACTctgtaaaatcaaacaaaaatggaaaaaacagCAGGAATGGGAAATCTGTTTCTAAGACAAATAGACGGACATCTAAACAACAAAAAGAGTTAAAACGGATAGATTCTGCTTGTGAACTACAAGACGTTGGTGAAGCTCCACTTTCCCTTAATGAGCAAGAGAAGGCACAAAGAACAG CTGTTAATAAAAAGTCTTCAACCAAGCAAGATGCTTTGAAGATTCCAGCAAAAAAACTGAAGGAAAAAGAGACAAAAACAGTGGAATCTACACCAAAGGATCCATCAGCAATTGCACCTGACACTTCTTCAGATAGTCCTGTGACGTGCAAGAGGAGGAGGAAGCCTCCAGGAGAATGGTGGCTTACTAGCCAAgatgaaagcaccacagagtgtCAATCAGAGCCGAAAACCAGTATGAAAACAACAGAAAAGCAAGCAGCTGTTGTTGATTCTGAAGAAACACAGTCTTGCAGGCCTATCCAGGGGAATCTGAAGAAGCCAAAAACTTCAGTCACTAACAATGCAGTGGAAAGTGTTGAAAAGGTGATGGCTCATGGTGATGGCCTTGAAACTGGAGCAAAGCATAAAATGTCTAAGAAAACAGGTGTTCGAAGGAAACGGAAATCTGCAACCACTCAGCAACAAGTTCCGTCATCAACTCCTGGGTTTGGGGAGGAATTAGAAGAAGACAGACAAGAAGCTTGTGTGAATGAGAGTGCTGAGCAAGTTAGTCCAGCATTGTGTAGTCCTTACAGACAGCACAACATCACACCAG GTGAGAATAGAGTGTTTGACAAGGTCTACACACGAGACACTGGAACTGCTCAGAAAAATCCATCTTCTCTTAGAAGGCCAGAGAGTTCTGTACCAGATGACGTTCCACAGAAAAGGCAAAGAAAAGCCCCTTCCAACTGGTGGGAAGCACCACCATCTGAGGAAGCAACTGATGGTCCACAACCTCACAATCCCCCTCCACAGAAGTCCAAATCACCAAATTCTTCTTTCAGTGGTGTGTTTAATAAGGGGATCACAGAAAACAAATCACAGAAAACAAAGAATtacatcaaaaacataaaaagaaacatAATCAACACACCAAAGTCAATCAAAAGATCTTTAACCTCAATGAATGCCATTTTCACCTCCGATAAAGCTGAAAACATTGTAAAAACGAGACAAAAACGGGGACGTAGAAACCTCCTTCACTCTCTTGAGGATCAGTCAGAACACTCTAGTGAGAATATGGCCCACAGTGATGATCAACTGCAGGGAAACAGTCATGCCTCCTTTGGGTTCACCAGTGGCGTTACTGTGGAGTCATCAGGGACCAGAAAAGAAAAGAGCATCAGAGCATCCAGTGGACTCAACACATTATCTGATGT TGACAATGGTTTAAGGAGTGGGCCATCATCAATGATTGATCTTCAGCAACACGATGAGGAGGATGATATTG ACTTGCTGTCGTCCAGAGTGACTGCCCATGTGCGACACATCCCTCGGGTGTTGGCCCAGTGTGATCTTTGCGGTCCTCCACTGCAACCCATCATCTTAGAGGAGGAGGACTGGAACAACCTGCATGTGTGGTTCTCTCACCTGTGGCCCCCAGCCTCTAAAG ACGGGCGAGTTGTGAGTCCCGATGACTTTCACTGGCATTCCCATGGAGGCCGAGCAATTGGCCACGCGGTTGACCTTCAGAGTGGCTCATTCTCTCATGGAAAGATTCTGCTGGGGTCGTTCATGAAGAAACCCCCACAGGTGGACCTTGACACTGTTTCT GTATTCAGCATTATTTCAAGTTGTGTGCGTGTTGATATTGATGGTGTCAAGTCAATTTACAATTCTGGACAGGTGTTTATGATACCCTCTG GACAAGTGTATAGCATCCATAACCTCTGTCAAGAGCCTGCTGTACTGATCTACCACAGAACACAGTCAAACATCACACCAAACTGA
- the LOC127431891 gene encoding nucleolar and coiled-body phosphoprotein 1-like isoform X2 has product MPQGKAKKKLHYLQGEEKGKSNLRIKDVFSLRGIDNLFDDIDVDSDLGLSLLSPLPKSTGEIEIKESRCSSNADQMKTPSKQVCKDALIQENGIQAGDIIDKESPFKEIDPIKTSSPIEMETGGGEAVDGVRLVADPLLFGVEDEEPIGGDLSKLPCTQQSEPVKESFSGDKDPSRLSPALVQKNEQQLGKTQQSKDQMAEDSEKRLSFQHKIKKALMPKSSCSRKPAAAAPAPLPVDFEEDFMILDDEAPILFMIPRKPEVSRSKRPVAADSAKDSVPAEPHSADQLLQSEEDTNNQQGPDSKRNQVQIDSDKQKPKGKRRRASKKNSKELVPHDGLEDRPDPVTQGREDRICDQSSSQTVQGNKVVDSSGKRNTKSKTSDLDELSDKDGNNAGGSHETPVPPVPRYVNKSSSSQHDRPGSKAKKESNKVIAVAGSHTTNSVKSNKNGKNSRNGKSVSKTNRRTSKQQKELKRIDSACELQDVGEAPLSLNEQEKAQRTAVNKKSSTKQDALKIPAKKLKEKETKTVESTPKDPSAIAPDTSSDSPVTCKRRRKPPGEWWLTSQDESTTECQSEPKTSMKTTEKQAAVVDSEETQSCRPIQGNLKKPKTSVTNNAVESVEKVMAHGDGLETGAKHKMSKKTGVRRKRKSATTQQQVPSSTPGFGEELEEDRQEACVNESAEQVSPALCSPYRQHNITPGENRVFDKVYTRDTGTAQKNPSSLRRPESSVPDDVPQKRQRKAPSNWWEAPPSEEATDGPQPHNPPPQKSKSPNSSFSGVFNKGITENKSQKTKNYIKNIKRNIINTPKSIKRSLTSMNAIFTSDKAENIVKTRQKRGRRNLLHSLEDQSEHSSENMAHSDDQLQGNSHASFGFTSGVTVESSGTRKEKSIRASSGLNTLSDVDNGLRSGPSSMIDLQQHDEEDDIDLLSSRVTAHVRHIPRVLAQCDLCGPPLQPIILEEEDWNNLHVWFSHLWPPASKDGRVVSPDDFHWHSHGGRAIGHAVDLQSGSFSHGKILLGSFMKKPPQVDLDTVSVFSIISSCVRVDIDGVKSIYNSGQVFMIPSGQVYSIHNLCQEPAVLIYHRTQSNITPN; this is encoded by the exons GTATGCAAGGATGCTTTGATCCAAGAAAATGGTATTCAAGCGGGTGACATAATTGATAAAG AGAGTCCATTTAAAGAGATTGATCCCATTAAGACGTCCAGCCCTATTGAAATGGAAACAGGGGGAGGTGAAGCAGTAGATGGAGTAAGGCTTGTGGCTGACCCTCTGCTCTTTGGAGTTGAAGATGAGGAGCCTATTGGAGGAGACCTGAGCAAGCTGCCCTGCACTCAGCAGTCAGAACCAGTGAAGGAATCCTTCAGTGG gGATAAAGATCCAAGTCGACTGTCTCCTGCTTTGGTTCAGAAGAATGAACAACAACTTGGGAAGACTCAGCAAAGCAAGGACCAGATGGCAGAGGATTCTGAGAAAAGATTGTCTTTCCAGCACAAGATTAAAAAGGCCTTGATGCCCAAGTCTTCATG TTCCAGGAAACCAGCAGCAGCAGCTCCAGCTCCTCTGCCTGTAGATTTTGAGGAGGACTTCATGATCCTGGACGATGAGGCTCCTATTCTTTTTATGATCCCTCGCAAGCCAGAGGTCAGCAGGAGCAAAAGACCTGTCGCAGCAGACTCTGCAAAGGATAGTGTTCCTGCAGAACCGCACTCTGCAGATCAGCTTTTACAGAGTGAAGAAGATACAAATAATCAGCAGGGCCCAGATTCTAAAAGAAACCAAGTGCAAATTGATTCTGATAAGCAAAAACCCAAAGGAAAACGTAGAAGGGCTTCAAAAAAGAACAGCAAAGAACTGGTGCCGCATGATGGTTTAGAGGACAGACCAGACCCTGTAACCCAAGGACGAGAGGACAGGATTTGTGATCAGAGTTCCTCTCAAACTGTACAGGGAAACAAAGTTGTGGATTCATCAG GAAAACGAAATACGAAGAGCAAAACATCTGATCTTGATGAGCTGTCCGACAAAGATGGAAACAATGCCGGTGGCAGCCACGAAACTCCAGTTCCACCTGTGCCTAGATATGTAAACAAATCCTCCAGTTCTCAACATGATAGACCAGGGTCGAAAGCAAAAAAGGAATCCAACAAAGTAATTGCTGTAGCAGGTTCTCACACCACAAACTctgtaaaatcaaacaaaaatggaaaaaacagCAGGAATGGGAAATCTGTTTCTAAGACAAATAGACGGACATCTAAACAACAAAAAGAGTTAAAACGGATAGATTCTGCTTGTGAACTACAAGACGTTGGTGAAGCTCCACTTTCCCTTAATGAGCAAGAGAAGGCACAAAGAACAG CTGTTAATAAAAAGTCTTCAACCAAGCAAGATGCTTTGAAGATTCCAGCAAAAAAACTGAAGGAAAAAGAGACAAAAACAGTGGAATCTACACCAAAGGATCCATCAGCAATTGCACCTGACACTTCTTCAGATAGTCCTGTGACGTGCAAGAGGAGGAGGAAGCCTCCAGGAGAATGGTGGCTTACTAGCCAAgatgaaagcaccacagagtgtCAATCAGAGCCGAAAACCAGTATGAAAACAACAGAAAAGCAAGCAGCTGTTGTTGATTCTGAAGAAACACAGTCTTGCAGGCCTATCCAGGGGAATCTGAAGAAGCCAAAAACTTCAGTCACTAACAATGCAGTGGAAAGTGTTGAAAAGGTGATGGCTCATGGTGATGGCCTTGAAACTGGAGCAAAGCATAAAATGTCTAAGAAAACAGGTGTTCGAAGGAAACGGAAATCTGCAACCACTCAGCAACAAGTTCCGTCATCAACTCCTGGGTTTGGGGAGGAATTAGAAGAAGACAGACAAGAAGCTTGTGTGAATGAGAGTGCTGAGCAAGTTAGTCCAGCATTGTGTAGTCCTTACAGACAGCACAACATCACACCAG GTGAGAATAGAGTGTTTGACAAGGTCTACACACGAGACACTGGAACTGCTCAGAAAAATCCATCTTCTCTTAGAAGGCCAGAGAGTTCTGTACCAGATGACGTTCCACAGAAAAGGCAAAGAAAAGCCCCTTCCAACTGGTGGGAAGCACCACCATCTGAGGAAGCAACTGATGGTCCACAACCTCACAATCCCCCTCCACAGAAGTCCAAATCACCAAATTCTTCTTTCAGTGGTGTGTTTAATAAGGGGATCACAGAAAACAAATCACAGAAAACAAAGAATtacatcaaaaacataaaaagaaacatAATCAACACACCAAAGTCAATCAAAAGATCTTTAACCTCAATGAATGCCATTTTCACCTCCGATAAAGCTGAAAACATTGTAAAAACGAGACAAAAACGGGGACGTAGAAACCTCCTTCACTCTCTTGAGGATCAGTCAGAACACTCTAGTGAGAATATGGCCCACAGTGATGATCAACTGCAGGGAAACAGTCATGCCTCCTTTGGGTTCACCAGTGGCGTTACTGTGGAGTCATCAGGGACCAGAAAAGAAAAGAGCATCAGAGCATCCAGTGGACTCAACACATTATCTGATGT TGACAATGGTTTAAGGAGTGGGCCATCATCAATGATTGATCTTCAGCAACACGATGAGGAGGATGATATTG ACTTGCTGTCGTCCAGAGTGACTGCCCATGTGCGACACATCCCTCGGGTGTTGGCCCAGTGTGATCTTTGCGGTCCTCCACTGCAACCCATCATCTTAGAGGAGGAGGACTGGAACAACCTGCATGTGTGGTTCTCTCACCTGTGGCCCCCAGCCTCTAAAG ACGGGCGAGTTGTGAGTCCCGATGACTTTCACTGGCATTCCCATGGAGGCCGAGCAATTGGCCACGCGGTTGACCTTCAGAGTGGCTCATTCTCTCATGGAAAGATTCTGCTGGGGTCGTTCATGAAGAAACCCCCACAGGTGGACCTTGACACTGTTTCT GTATTCAGCATTATTTCAAGTTGTGTGCGTGTTGATATTGATGGTGTCAAGTCAATTTACAATTCTGGACAGGTGTTTATGATACCCTCTG GACAAGTGTATAGCATCCATAACCTCTGTCAAGAGCCTGCTGTACTGATCTACCACAGAACACAGTCAAACATCACACCAAACTGA